The proteins below are encoded in one region of Phaseolus vulgaris cultivar G19833 chromosome 1, P. vulgaris v2.0, whole genome shotgun sequence:
- the LOC137813384 gene encoding uncharacterized protein → MEEPPEEPSQSQESWQDHHTWITTQDILREKLITEDSFSWKLSTKGASQGEPGYEKGEELRYVGGVDISFSKDDPSKACGTLVVLDFHTLQLLYQDFSFVTLQVPYVPGFLAFREAPVLQQLLEKMKRSDNPFYPQLLMVDGNGILHPRGFGLACHIGVETNLPTIGIGKNLHHVDGLTHSTVRKLLGAEENSSKDFINLVGDSGRIWGVAMRSTQGSIKPIFISIGHMISLQTAITIVQKTCKFRVPEPIRQADIRSRDYIRKLGMNGKVT, encoded by the exons ATGGAAGAACCACCGGAAGAACCATCACAGTCGCAAGAGTCATGGCAAGATCACCACACTTGGATAAC AACACAAGACATTCTCAGGGAAAAGCTGATCACAGAGGACAGTTTCTCATGGAAATTATCCACCAAAGGCGCCTCACAAGGTGAACCTGGTTATGAGAAGGGAGAAGAATTGAGATACGTTGGTGGGGTTGACATTAGCTTTTCAAAGGATGATCCATCAAAGGCATGTGGCACCCTTGTGGTGTTGGACTTCCACACTCTCCAACTTCTCTATCAGGACTTCTCTTTTGTCACTCTTCAAGTCCCTTATGTGCCTGGCTTCCTTGCATTTAGAGag GCCCCAGTTCTTCAACAGCTTctagagaaaatgaaaaggagtGATAATCCTTTCTACCCTCAG CTGTTAATGGTTGATGGAAATGGAATACTTCATCCCAGAG GTTTTGGGCTGGCCTGTCATATTGGAGTTGAGACCAATCTCCCAACAATTGGGATTGGAAAGAAT TTGCATCATGTGGATGGTCTTACTCATTCAACAGTGAGAAAACTTCTTGGAGCTGAAGAAAACTCTTCAAAAGATTTTATTAATTTGGTGGGTGATTCTGGGCGTATATGGGGAGTG GCCATGAGATCTACACAGGGATCCATAAAGCCAATATTTATATCAATTGGTCACATGATATCACTTCAGACTGCCATTACGATAGTTCAAAAGACCTGCAAGTTTCGTGTGCCTGAGCCAATTAGACAG GCTGACATAAGATCTAGAGACTACATTCGGAAGCTTGGAATGAATGGCAAAGTAACATAA
- the LOC137813385 gene encoding glucan endo-1,3-beta-glucosidase 5-like produces MELMGCGRFRGCLVLVLCIVLLVGLVSGIGVNWGTQLTHPLPSSTMVKMLKDNGIQKVKLFDADPDILNALKKSGIQVMVGIPNEMLYTLANSMQAAERWVSKNVSAYVSSGGVDIRYVAVGNEPFLSTYNGSFEATTLPALQNIQAALVKASLGNQVKVTVPLNADVYQSAQVPSDGDFRQDIHDLMVQIVKFLSQNNAPFTVNIYPFISLYADPNFPVDYAFFNGFQSPINDNGRIYDNVFDANHDTLVWALQKNGFGNMPIVVGEVGWPTDGDRNANLQYAQRFNQGFMSRYMAGKGTPMRPGPMDAYLFSLLDEDFKSIQPGNFERHWGLFYYDGQPKYQLNIGSRTNGLVGANGIAYLGKKWCILKPSANLNDDQVAPSVSFACQNADCTSLGYQTSCGNLDVRGNISFAFNSYYQVNDQIDSACKFPGLSVVTDKDPSTGDCKFKIMIQTDSAGLHGNGRIWHLRILLLAFLFFTLL; encoded by the exons ATGGAGTTGATGGGGTGTGGAAGGTTTAGGGGGTGCCTTGTTCTTGTGTTATGTATTGTACTGTTGGTGGGTCTAGTGAGTGGGATTGGTGTTAATTGGGGCACACAATTAACACACCCTTTGCCATCCTCCACTATGGTGAAAATGCTGAAGGACAATGGTATTCAGAAAGTTAAGCTTTTTGATGCTGACCCTGATATTTTAAATGCTCTAAAGAAGTCTGGGATTCAGGTAATGGTTGGTATACCAAATGAAATGCTCTACACATTGGCCAACAGTATGCAAGCTGCTGAAAGATGGGTTTCCAAGAATGTTTCAGCATATGTCTCATCTGGGGGAGTGGACATCAG GTATGTTGCAGTGGGAAATGAACCTTTCTTGTCAACTTACAATGGTTCATTCGAAGCCACAACACTTCCAGCTCTTCAAAACATCCAAGCAGCTCTTGTGAAAGCCAGTTTAGGCAACCAGGTTAAAGTCACTGTCCCTCTAAATGCTGATGTGTATCAGAGTGCACAAGTACCCTCTGATGGTGACTTCAGGCAAGACATCCATGATCTCATGGTGCAGATTGTCAAGTTCTTGAGCCAGAACAATGCTCCGTTTACCGTGAACATCTATCCTTTCATCAGTCTCTATGCAGATCCCAATTTTCCTGTTGATTATGCCTTTTTCAATGGCTTTCAGTCCCCCATAAATGACAATGGTAGAATCTATGACAATGTCTTTGATGCCAACCATGATACTCTAGTATGGGCGCTGCAGAAAAATGGTTTTGGAAACATGCCTATAGTTGTAGGAGAAGTTGGGTGGCCTACAGATGGAGATAGAAATGCAAACCTTCAATATGCTCAAAGGTTTAACCAAGGCTTCATGTCGCGCTACATGGCCGGAAAGGGGACACCAATGAGGCCTGGTCCTATGGATGCTTACTTGTTCAGTCTCCTAGATGAAGATTTCAAGAGCATTCAGCCAGGTAATTTTGAAAGACATTGGGGGTTGTTTTACTATGATGGACAACCCAAGTACCAGCTTAACATAGGATCAAGAACCAATGGCTTAGTAGGTGCAAATGGGATAGCATATCTGGGCAAAAAGTGGTGCATTTTGAAACCCTCAGCAAACCTCAATGATGACCAAGTGGCACCTAGTGTGTCTTTTGCTTGTCAAAATGCAGATTGTACAAGTCTTGGATATCAAACTTCATGTGGTAATTTAGATGTTCGTGGTAACATCTCTTTTGCATTCAATAGCTATTACCAAGTGAATGACCAGATTGACAGTGCATGCAAATTCCCTGGCCTTTCTGTTGTCACTGACAAAGATCCATCCACTGGAGATTGTAAATTCAAAATCATGATCCAGACAGATTCTGCTGGCCTGCATGGGAATGGGAGAATTTGGCATCTCAGAATACTACTCTTggcatttttgtttttcactcTTCTGTGA
- the LOC137813386 gene encoding rRNA 2'-O-methyltransferase fibrillarin 1-like: protein MAPPRGRGGGSYSGGGSFSGGGGSGGFRGGRGDRGRGRGGGGRGGDRGTPFKARGGGRGGRGGGRGGGRGGGRGGGMKGGSRVVVQPHRHEGIFIAKGKEDALVTKNLVPGEAVYNEKRITVQNEDSSKVEYRIWNPFRSKLAAAILGGVDNIWIKPGARVLYLGAASGTTVSHVSDIVGPTGVVYAVEFSHRSGRDLVNMAKKRTNVIPIIEDARHPAKYRMLVGMVDVIFSDVAQPDQARILGLNASYYLKTGGHFVISIKANCIDSTVPAEAVFESEVNKLKADQFKPFEQVTLEPFERDHACVVGGYRMPKKKKDTA, encoded by the exons ATGGCTCCTCCCAGAG GTCGTGGTGGTGGAAGTTACAGTGGTGGTGGAAGTttcagtggtggtggtggtagTGGAGGTTTCAGGGGTGGTAGGGGTGACAGAGGTAGAGGAAGGGGCGGCGGAGGTAGAGGAGGAGATAGGGGTACGCCTTTTAAAGCCAGAGGTGGTGGGAGAGGAGGCAGGGGAGGTGGCCGTGGAGGAGGCAGAGGTGGTGGCCGTGGTGGAGGAATGAAGGGAGGGAGTAGGGTCGTGGTTCAACCACATAGACATGAGGGTATTTTTATTGCCAAGGGTAAAGAAGATGCCCTTGTCACTAAGAATCTTGTTCCCGGTGAAGCTGTTTACAATGAGAAAAGGATTACTGTTCAG AACGAAGATAGTTCCAAAGTTGAGTACAGAATTTGGAATCCTTTCCGCTCGAAGTTGGCTGCTGCTATCCTTGGTGGAGTTGATAACATATGGATT AAACCTGGTGCTAGAGTCCTTTACTTAGGAGCTGCTTCTGGTACAACTGTTTCTCATGTTTCTGATATTGTTGGCCCA ACAGGAGTTGTCTATGCAGTTGAATTTTCTCATAGAAGTGGACGTGATTTGGTCAATATGGCAAAGAAGCGTACTAATGTTATACCCATTATTGAAGATGCTAGACATCCAGCAAAGTACAGGATGTTAGTTGGTATGGTTGATGTCATATTTTCTGATGTTGCCCAGCCTGATCAG GCCAGGATTTTGGGGCTCAATGCTTCATATTATCTCAAAACGGGAGGTCATTTTGTTATTTCAATCAAG GCTAACTGCATAGACTCTACCGTTCCTGCGGAGGCTGTGTTTGAAAGCGAAGTGAACAAGTTGAAGGCAGATCAATTCAAGCCATTCGAGCAAGTCACCCTTGAACCATTTGAGAGGGACCATGCTTGTGTTGTTGGTGGATACAGAATGCccaagaagaagaaagataCTGCGTAG